In Nostoc sp. UHCC 0926, a single genomic region encodes these proteins:
- a CDS encoding 50S ribosomal protein L25/general stress protein Ctc yields the protein MAITVESQKRPEGSKPRALRRSGLIPANLYGHKGTESISLTIDAKTVERLLKRASVNNTLIDLNITDVPWRGNALLRELQVHPAKGTPYHLSFFAVAGHGDTTVEVRLRFVGNPVGVKQEGGVLDTVVTELQVSCAPENIPDVIEIDVSNLQIGDSLSISDIPFPEGVTPLAELERLVVSVLPPQIDADAEEAETETETETAS from the coding sequence ATGGCTATTACAGTCGAATCTCAAAAACGCCCAGAAGGCAGCAAGCCCAGAGCTTTACGCCGTTCTGGACTGATACCTGCCAATTTGTACGGTCACAAGGGTACAGAGTCAATTTCTTTGACCATTGATGCCAAAACTGTTGAGCGCTTGCTCAAAAGAGCTTCAGTCAACAACACCTTGATTGATTTAAACATTACTGATGTACCTTGGCGCGGCAACGCCCTGCTACGGGAACTTCAGGTCCATCCCGCAAAAGGTACGCCCTACCACCTCAGCTTTTTCGCGGTTGCTGGTCACGGCGACACCACTGTAGAAGTACGCCTGCGTTTTGTGGGAAATCCAGTTGGTGTTAAACAAGAAGGTGGTGTGTTAGATACTGTTGTCACCGAATTGCAAGTGAGTTGTGCGCCTGAGAATATCCCAGATGTAATTGAAATCGATGTCTCTAACCTGCAAATTGGAGACAGCTTGAGTATTAGTGATATACCTTTTCCTGAAGGTGTGACACCTTTAGCGGAATTGGAACGACTTGTTGTCAGCGTTTTGCCACCGCAAATTGACGCTGATGCTGAAGAGGCAGAGACAGAGACAGAGACAGAGACAGCCTCGTAA
- a CDS encoding adenylosuccinate synthase, giving the protein MANVIVIGAQWGDEGKGKITDLLSRSADVVVRYQGGVNAGHTIVVKGQTFKLHLIPSGILYPNTDCIIGCGTVIDPQILIAEIDQLKELNISTDHLLISETAHVTMPYHRLIDQASEERRGSHKIGTTGRGIGPTYADKSERTGIRVLDLMDPDGLREQLEWTINYKNVILEKLYNLPPLDAQEVIEQYLGYAERLRPYVIDTSLKIYHAIQRRRNILFEGAQGTLLDLDHGTYPYVTSSNPVAGGACVGTGVGPTMIDRVIGVSKAYTTRVGEGPFPTELDGELGELLCDRGAEFGTTTGRKRRCGWFDAVIGRYAVRINGMDCMALTKLDVLDELESIQVCVAYDIDGDRTEHFPTSSRKFARCRPIYKTLPGWQVSTTHCRTLEDLPQQALDYLKFLAELMEVPIAIVSLGASRDQTIIVEDPIHGPKRALLQADGTPATLLSA; this is encoded by the coding sequence TTGGCTAACGTCATTGTCATAGGTGCCCAATGGGGCGATGAAGGAAAAGGTAAAATAACTGACTTACTCAGCCGTTCGGCAGATGTTGTAGTACGCTACCAAGGGGGTGTCAATGCTGGACACACAATTGTAGTAAAAGGTCAGACCTTTAAACTGCACTTGATTCCCTCTGGTATTTTGTATCCAAATACCGATTGCATTATCGGCTGTGGAACAGTTATCGATCCACAGATTTTGATCGCAGAAATCGACCAACTAAAAGAATTAAATATTTCTACTGACCACCTGCTGATATCTGAGACAGCCCACGTAACCATGCCTTATCATCGGTTGATTGATCAGGCATCGGAAGAACGACGTGGAAGCCATAAGATCGGCACAACAGGTCGGGGCATTGGGCCGACTTATGCTGACAAATCTGAACGTACAGGTATTCGAGTTTTAGATTTGATGGACCCCGATGGGCTACGTGAGCAGTTGGAGTGGACGATTAACTATAAAAACGTCATTTTAGAAAAGCTTTATAACTTGCCGCCTCTAGATGCACAAGAGGTGATTGAACAGTATCTGGGTTATGCAGAACGTTTGCGACCTTACGTTATTGATACATCGTTAAAAATATACCATGCGATTCAGCGACGACGCAATATTTTGTTTGAAGGCGCACAAGGCACGCTTCTGGATTTAGATCATGGAACTTATCCCTATGTCACCTCCTCTAATCCTGTGGCCGGGGGGGCTTGCGTTGGTACAGGGGTAGGTCCGACAATGATTGACCGAGTAATTGGGGTATCGAAAGCCTATACGACACGAGTGGGAGAGGGGCCATTTCCCACGGAATTGGATGGAGAGTTGGGAGAATTGTTGTGCGATCGCGGTGCCGAATTTGGCACAACCACCGGACGTAAACGGCGCTGTGGCTGGTTTGATGCCGTCATCGGTCGCTATGCCGTGCGGATTAACGGCATGGATTGTATGGCGCTCACCAAACTGGATGTGCTTGATGAATTAGAGTCAATCCAAGTTTGTGTCGCCTATGACATAGATGGCGATCGCACCGAACACTTCCCCACCAGTTCCCGTAAATTTGCCAGATGTCGCCCCATCTACAAAACTTTACCAGGATGGCAAGTGTCAACAACTCACTGCCGCACCCTAGAAGACTTGCCACAGCAAGCACTGGACTATCTAAAATTCCTCGCTGAATTGATGGAAGTCCCGATCGCGATCGTCTCACTAGGAGCTAGCCGCGATCAAACCATAATCGTAGAAGACCCCATCCACGGGCCCAAACGTGCTTTATTGCAGGCCGATGGCACACCTGCTACCTTGCTAAGTGCTTAG
- a CDS encoding PAS domain S-box protein, which translates to MIKKWYRVQKLKAIFILALAVVLTNAVVSYSNTVKLIHNQQWVTSSYEVITQLESIQSLLQDTETAQRNYLITADADDLQTYLAAYQQTNSNIQILSNLTTDNHQKQQWISLLEPKITNRLNILQQEIYLRQNQGLEAVRQQILSDKDKQIGKRIQQLIHDSLKAEQNLLQQRMQQLQASSQKAIVTFFIAAIVDLVLVTLLYDLLWRYIRQLQQTELTLRQSENRLRAMIDAEPECIKLIARDGTLLEINAYGLAMMEVESADVLIGKPIDAVIVPEYRAAFADLHKSICQGNKGTLEFEIVGFKGTHRYIETYAVPLPNESDGTFIYLALTRDITQQKQAEQKIREQAALLDVSTDAILVRNIHNEILFWNKGAERLYGWKAEEVVGKDVLQLLDKEISPQVEDAYLRVMNTGEWRGELHQLTREGKVIIVESRWTLIRDDNGQPKSILSVNTQITEQKQLEAQLLRSQRLESIGTLASGIIHDLNNILSPILMSVQLLQKKLPDSQSQQILQTLENNVKRGANLLKQVLFFARGIESKQTIVQIQPLMAEIEQIIAQTFPKSIIYQTDIPKNLWYVCGDTTQLHQVLINLVVNARDAMPNGGILRIAAENVVIGEHSTQINIDAKVGSYIAIVVTDTGMGMSSSVQKQIFEPFFTTKEVGKGTGLGLSTALGIIKNHGGFVNVYSQAGRGTQFTVYLPASTFRDTHLLSPELESVTGDG; encoded by the coding sequence ATGATCAAAAAATGGTATAGAGTTCAAAAGCTGAAAGCAATATTTATCCTAGCATTGGCAGTTGTACTGACTAATGCTGTAGTCTCCTATAGCAACACTGTTAAGCTGATTCACAATCAGCAATGGGTGACATCCTCCTATGAAGTTATTACCCAACTTGAAAGTATCCAATCTCTACTCCAAGATACTGAAACTGCACAACGTAATTACCTAATTACAGCAGATGCAGATGATCTACAAACCTATCTTGCAGCTTATCAACAAACTAATAGCAATATTCAGATTCTCAGCAATTTAACTACTGATAACCATCAAAAGCAGCAGTGGATTTCTTTGCTGGAGCCGAAAATTACTAACAGGCTCAACATTCTGCAACAAGAAATTTACCTCAGACAAAACCAGGGATTAGAAGCAGTTCGGCAGCAAATATTATCTGATAAAGACAAGCAAATCGGTAAAAGAATCCAACAGCTGATTCATGACTCTTTAAAGGCGGAGCAAAATTTATTACAGCAGAGAATGCAGCAGTTACAAGCAAGTTCCCAAAAGGCAATAGTTACATTTTTTATCGCTGCTATTGTAGATTTGGTGCTGGTGACGCTGCTGTATGACTTGTTGTGGCGTTATATCAGGCAACTTCAGCAGACGGAACTGACCCTACGCCAAAGCGAAAATCGTTTACGAGCGATGATAGATGCAGAACCAGAATGCATCAAGTTAATTGCCAGGGATGGCACCCTTTTAGAAATTAATGCCTATGGGCTGGCAATGATGGAAGTGGAAAGTGCTGATGTCTTGATTGGTAAACCAATCGATGCCGTAATTGTACCAGAGTATAGAGCAGCCTTTGCCGACTTGCATAAAAGTATCTGCCAAGGTAACAAGGGGACTTTGGAGTTTGAAATCGTTGGATTTAAAGGCACCCACCGCTACATCGAAACCTATGCTGTACCATTGCCTAACGAATCTGATGGTACATTCATCTATTTGGCACTGACGCGAGATATAACCCAGCAAAAACAGGCAGAACAGAAAATCCGTGAACAAGCTGCGTTACTGGATGTATCAACTGACGCGATTCTGGTGCGAAATATCCATAACGAAATATTATTTTGGAATAAAGGTGCTGAACGTCTGTACGGCTGGAAAGCTGAGGAAGTTGTAGGTAAAGATGTTTTGCAACTTTTGGATAAAGAGATTTCACCACAGGTAGAAGATGCTTACTTAAGGGTGATGAATACGGGTGAGTGGCGGGGTGAGTTGCATCAACTGACAAGGGAAGGTAAAGTAATTATCGTTGAAAGTCGGTGGACACTGATCCGAGATGATAATGGACAACCCAAATCCATCTTGAGTGTGAACACCCAAATTACGGAGCAGAAACAACTGGAAGCTCAACTTCTGCGATCGCAACGTTTGGAGAGTATCGGCACTTTAGCTAGTGGTATCATCCATGACCTCAACAATATACTATCCCCAATTTTAATGTCAGTTCAACTCTTGCAGAAGAAATTGCCTGATTCGCAGAGTCAGCAAATACTGCAAACTTTAGAAAATAATGTTAAACGTGGCGCTAATTTACTCAAGCAAGTGTTATTTTTTGCACGGGGCATCGAAAGTAAACAGACAATTGTCCAAATTCAGCCATTGATGGCAGAAATTGAGCAAATCATCGCTCAAACATTCCCTAAATCCATCATTTATCAAACAGATATCCCCAAAAATCTGTGGTACGTCTGTGGAGACACAACTCAACTACATCAGGTGCTGATTAATTTAGTAGTCAACGCCCGCGACGCTATGCCCAATGGCGGTATCTTGAGGATTGCGGCGGAAAATGTGGTAATTGGTGAACATTCTACCCAGATAAATATTGATGCTAAAGTGGGTTCTTATATTGCGATCGTGGTAACAGATACTGGTATGGGGATGTCGTCGTCAGTCCAGAAACAGATTTTTGAACCATTTTTCACTACTAAAGAGGTAGGCAAAGGTACAGGTTTAGGACTTTCCACGGCGTTAGGTATCATTAAAAATCACGGTGGTTTTGTCAATGTTTATAGTCAGGCAGGCAGAGGGACTCAATTTACAGTGTACTTGCCTGCCTCAACATTCAGAGACACACATTTGCTGTCTCCAGAATTGGAATCAGTTACAGGAGATGGCTAA
- a CDS encoding phosphodiester glycosidase family protein: MRKIKLLGLILISLAMVLWFNLRSSTPSIPSVASSPPKTIRYFERTLSQSIAHILLIPANSRFLVTPALSQKVATVEEFAQKHRAVAILNAGFFDPANQKSTSYIVIQGKLVANPKENERLVNNPNLKPYLSQIFNRTEFRRYLCGQTIRYSIAVHSESPPAGCQLVDAIGAGPRLLPELTLVKEGFVDNANKRDALGSNQLNARTAVGITRDGSVVLVMVAQKPSVPANSGVSLPALADLMKTLGADKAMNLDGGSSSSFYYNGKTFYGKVDLEGNPIKRPVKSVLLVQEN; this comes from the coding sequence GTGAGAAAAATTAAACTACTGGGTTTGATATTAATTAGTTTGGCAATGGTGTTGTGGTTTAATTTGCGTTCCTCAACACCGTCAATACCAAGTGTTGCATCTTCACCACCAAAAACTATCCGCTACTTTGAGCGCACTTTGTCCCAAAGCATCGCTCACATCCTGTTAATTCCAGCTAATAGCAGATTTTTGGTAACTCCTGCATTATCACAGAAGGTAGCCACAGTAGAGGAATTTGCCCAGAAGCATCGAGCCGTAGCTATTTTGAACGCAGGCTTTTTTGACCCAGCTAACCAAAAATCTACATCATATATTGTTATACAAGGGAAGTTGGTAGCTAACCCCAAGGAAAACGAGCGGCTGGTGAACAATCCCAACTTAAAACCTTACCTGAGTCAAATATTCAATCGCACAGAATTCCGCCGCTACTTATGTGGGCAAACTATCCGCTATTCGATTGCCGTACACAGTGAGTCACCACCAGCAGGTTGTCAGTTAGTCGATGCTATAGGCGCAGGCCCACGCCTGTTACCAGAACTCACCTTAGTAAAAGAGGGCTTTGTGGATAATGCTAATAAACGAGATGCACTTGGCAGCAACCAACTCAATGCCAGAACTGCCGTGGGTATCACCCGTGATGGCAGCGTTGTTTTAGTTATGGTGGCTCAAAAACCCTCGGTTCCCGCGAACTCTGGGGTGTCCTTGCCAGCATTAGCTGATTTGATGAAAACCCTTGGTGCTGATAAAGCGATGAATCTAGATGGAGGGAGTTCCTCTTCGTTTTATTACAATGGCAAAACTTTTTACGGGAAGGTTGATTTAGAGGGAAATCCTATCAAGCGTCCCGTGAAGTCAGTTTTGCTGGTTCAGGAAAACTAG
- a CDS encoding COP23 domain-containing protein gives MSSQLLRFISLGSLGLSLCLGNSAAMAQYDSTGEGVVVPTLPSGGTSAPVPIDTSTGIPPSPSADGTTRFTCQTYNGQYTVMYQPQSQSGQFFPWAAPAALGGGWDAQRRCTAIASRLELYRPDGLQELQTAVENNENIVCVTTEANPTCRIVLTVPPGKDPYVIRNSVFQNLTTADSGQQTIAVNTYGDRSSGGNELYNLGRTLLGSGNNRVSSSRSGINLKPFLDRKDGGTGNNLRSGVAIRRQSQPNGARLNPQNFR, from the coding sequence ATGTCATCACAACTGCTGCGATTTATATCTTTAGGCAGTCTTGGCTTATCTTTGTGTCTGGGCAATTCCGCAGCAATGGCACAATATGATTCTACTGGCGAAGGTGTAGTAGTACCAACACTACCATCAGGCGGCACCTCAGCACCAGTACCAATAGACACATCGACAGGCATACCACCTTCACCCTCAGCTGACGGTACAACTCGGTTTACCTGTCAGACTTACAATGGTCAGTATACTGTCATGTATCAGCCACAAAGTCAATCCGGACAATTCTTTCCTTGGGCGGCACCTGCGGCTTTGGGCGGTGGTTGGGATGCACAAAGGCGTTGTACAGCAATTGCCAGTCGTTTAGAACTTTATCGCCCAGATGGCTTACAAGAACTCCAGACAGCTGTAGAAAATAACGAAAATATTGTCTGCGTCACAACTGAAGCTAACCCAACCTGTAGAATTGTGTTGACAGTACCGCCTGGGAAAGACCCCTATGTTATCCGCAATAGCGTTTTCCAAAACTTGACTACTGCTGACAGTGGACAGCAGACTATAGCCGTTAATACTTATGGCGATCGCAGTAGTGGAGGCAACGAATTATATAATTTAGGACGCACACTTCTAGGCAGTGGTAATAATCGGGTTAGTTCATCTAGAAGTGGGATTAATCTAAAACCTTTCCTCGATCGCAAAGATGGCGGTACCGGAAACAATTTGCGGAGTGGAGTAGCAATTCGTCGTCAGTCTCAGCCTAATGGTGCTCGTCTAAATCCTCAAAATTTCCGCTAA
- a CDS encoding phytase — MVTTNTIRFSQFNASLNRSIQGQLVTDLSTPDNAQAKAVAEIIQRNNPDVLLINEFDYSQEAVKLLRQNYLAISENGATPVDYPYFYIAPSNTGIASGFDLNNNGTVVTTPGKSGYGDDAFGFGDFPGQYGMLLLSKYPIDTANIRTFQNFLWKDMPNALLPDDPTTLQPNDWYSDQELKVLRLSSKSHWDVPIQVNGETIHVLVSHPTPPTFDGPEDRNGKRNHDEIRFWADYITPGKGDYIYDDIGKTGGIVAGSDFVIMGDQNADPVDGDSYNNAIRQLLQNPNINTNVIPTSLGGPQQANLQAGANASQKGNPSFDTADFADTTPGNLRTDYVLPSADLTIANSGIFWPLNTDPTFSPVGTFPFPSSDHRLVFADVQTRPTQAGKTISNVIFERQTTFATSFIPAGAAGTVNGVSTPLGGLSGVTYDAANNRYYAISDDRSQVAPARFYTFTADTGVTFTNVTPLKDTKGNFFATNSLDPEGIALTNNGTVFISSEGEVNPTAGRVTNPFIKEFSLTTGQEVRSLLIPNKFLPVVKDTNGDGIVNAGDTQISGVYNNLAFESLTITPDQKTLFTATENALSQDGLKASLTSGSPSRILQYNLVTGQPEKEYLYITDAIAQAPNPSTGSADNGLADLLAIDNRGTLLALERSFVQGVGDTIKIYEVSLQGATDISFYNSLNNLSAEQLAAIAPAQKRLLLNLNDLNLPTDANHPTGVDNIEGLAFGPKLADGRQSIVLVSDNNFSSTQYTQILTLGADLVPTAAPTVETRPNLFDDPALSTSQRADADDPAIYVNATNAADSLVLTSVKNAGLRVYDLSGNLLQTLNPGGIRYNNIDLQYGFKLGNQSIDIAVASDRGNDKLAIFKINPNPSTPGQYLEDITDSNIGTIFQASPFEPPYSASTRSSYGLTLYRSPVTNDYYVFTSRRQTGDIAQFKLIDKGNGKIGAELVREFTIPSPTTAGRSPQTEGMVVDQETGFLYIAQEDVGIWKFQAEPDGGTTGKLIDRVRFEGGSHLTDDAEGLTIYYGKNGTGYLLASSQGDSTFVAYTREGNNEYVGNFAIGNNGSIDSVQESDGADVINVPLGPNFPFGLFVTQDGSNEPAKTIDGENVNSNFKLVPWENIANAFPNSLNIDTTSYDPRNPVAQPNNLTGVQPTFPNGFGSSDSDTVNLQPGQFFSAGDGADFVEGAQGNTILAGNGDDTVLAGNNSSVSGNDGNDQIFIGQNGPAQNTSADGGNGNDVITVVEASASNNLFGAAGDDTLTVIEGSRQSLFGGSGNDTLSSGGSNNRLYGGSGDDKLFSNLNDFLFGGDGDDVLFAGQGGSDRLSGGAGADQFWIANASLPTSKNIITDFTIGIDKIGLGGVGVTQFSALTLLQQGSTTLVKTGNTELVSLLGITSTSLTANDFVFSASVVP; from the coding sequence ATGGTAACTACTAATACAATCCGCTTTTCCCAATTCAATGCTTCCCTAAACCGCAGCATCCAAGGTCAATTAGTGACCGATTTGTCAACTCCCGATAATGCTCAGGCAAAAGCTGTTGCGGAAATAATCCAGCGTAACAACCCGGATGTGCTGCTAATTAATGAGTTTGACTACTCCCAAGAGGCAGTTAAACTATTGCGGCAAAATTATTTAGCCATCAGCGAAAACGGTGCGACTCCCGTTGACTACCCCTACTTCTACATCGCTCCCTCCAACACGGGTATTGCCTCTGGATTTGACTTGAACAACAACGGCACAGTAGTTACAACCCCAGGCAAATCAGGATATGGCGATGATGCCTTCGGATTCGGTGATTTTCCTGGTCAATACGGGATGTTGCTGCTGTCCAAATATCCCATTGACACTGCCAACATCCGCACCTTCCAAAACTTCCTCTGGAAGGATATGCCCAATGCTTTGCTTCCCGATGATCCCACAACACTACAGCCAAATGATTGGTATTCTGACCAGGAACTCAAAGTTCTACGCCTCTCCTCCAAGAGCCATTGGGATGTACCCATTCAGGTGAATGGGGAAACAATTCATGTCCTCGTCAGCCACCCCACACCCCCAACCTTTGATGGGCCGGAAGACCGCAACGGCAAGCGCAACCATGACGAGATCCGCTTTTGGGCAGATTACATAACTCCTGGTAAAGGCGATTACATCTATGATGATATCGGTAAAACGGGCGGTATTGTTGCTGGTTCAGACTTTGTGATTATGGGTGATCAAAATGCTGACCCGGTAGATGGTGACAGTTATAACAACGCTATCCGGCAACTGTTGCAAAATCCCAATATCAATACCAATGTCATCCCTACCAGTCTGGGTGGTCCCCAACAAGCAAACTTACAAGCTGGTGCAAACGCTAGCCAAAAAGGTAATCCTAGCTTTGATACCGCTGACTTTGCTGATACAACTCCCGGAAACCTGCGGACTGATTACGTGCTACCCTCCGCTGACCTAACAATTGCCAACTCTGGAATATTTTGGCCGCTGAATACTGACCCGACATTCTCTCCAGTAGGTACTTTTCCCTTCCCCAGTTCTGACCATCGCTTAGTATTCGCAGATGTGCAAACTAGACCAACTCAAGCAGGTAAAACCATTTCTAATGTGATCTTTGAAAGACAGACTACCTTCGCTACTAGCTTTATTCCTGCTGGTGCTGCGGGAACTGTGAATGGAGTTTCTACTCCATTAGGTGGACTGTCTGGTGTCACTTATGATGCGGCGAATAACCGCTACTACGCTATCTCAGACGATCGCTCCCAAGTTGCCCCTGCCCGTTTTTATACCTTCACTGCTGATACTGGGGTGACTTTTACCAATGTCACGCCTCTGAAAGATACCAAAGGCAACTTTTTTGCAACCAACAGTCTTGACCCTGAAGGCATTGCTTTAACCAATAATGGGACAGTCTTCATCTCTTCAGAAGGCGAAGTTAATCCTACTGCTGGTCGCGTTACTAATCCCTTTATTAAGGAATTTTCCCTGACAACAGGGCAAGAAGTGCGATCGCTACTTATCCCCAACAAATTCCTACCAGTAGTAAAAGACACCAACGGGGATGGTATTGTAAATGCAGGTGATACGCAGATATCAGGCGTTTATAATAATTTGGCATTTGAAAGCCTCACCATTACACCTGACCAGAAAACTCTATTCACCGCCACTGAAAACGCGCTATCCCAAGATGGATTAAAAGCTTCACTCACCAGTGGCAGCCCTTCCCGGATTCTGCAATACAATCTGGTTACTGGACAGCCAGAAAAGGAATACCTTTACATCACCGATGCGATCGCCCAAGCGCCCAACCCTAGCACAGGCTCTGCTGACAATGGTTTAGCAGATTTACTAGCGATCGACAACCGGGGCACTTTGCTAGCGTTGGAACGCTCCTTTGTCCAAGGTGTAGGCGACACCATCAAAATTTACGAAGTTTCTCTGCAAGGTGCAACAGACATTAGCTTCTACAATTCTCTGAATAATTTGAGTGCTGAACAACTAGCAGCGATCGCACCCGCTCAAAAGCGTCTTTTGTTGAATTTAAATGATCTGAATCTGCCTACTGACGCCAATCACCCGACTGGAGTAGATAACATTGAGGGTCTTGCCTTTGGCCCCAAACTAGCAGATGGTCGTCAGTCGATTGTGCTGGTGAGTGACAACAACTTTAGTAGCACCCAATATACCCAAATCCTCACCTTGGGTGCAGACTTGGTTCCCACTGCTGCACCTACAGTAGAAACTCGTCCTAATTTATTTGATGATCCGGCGCTTTCCACATCTCAACGGGCTGATGCTGATGACCCTGCCATCTATGTTAATGCCACAAATGCTGCTGATAGTTTAGTATTAACCTCAGTAAAAAATGCTGGACTGCGGGTTTATGACCTGTCTGGTAATTTGTTGCAGACGCTTAATCCCGGTGGCATTCGCTACAACAACATTGACCTACAATACGGTTTCAAATTAGGCAATCAATCTATTGATATTGCCGTAGCTAGCGATCGCGGCAATGATAAACTAGCAATCTTCAAAATTAACCCCAACCCCAGCACCCCTGGTCAGTATTTGGAAGATATCACCGATAGCAATATTGGCACTATCTTCCAAGCATCACCTTTTGAACCTCCTTATTCCGCATCAACTCGCAGTTCTTACGGACTTACCTTATACCGTAGCCCCGTAACTAATGATTACTATGTCTTTACCAGTCGCCGCCAAACTGGAGATATAGCTCAGTTCAAACTAATTGACAAAGGTAATGGCAAAATTGGCGCTGAACTGGTGCGGGAGTTCACCATCCCCTCGCCGACGACAGCAGGGCGTTCTCCCCAAACAGAGGGTATGGTGGTTGACCAAGAAACCGGCTTTCTCTACATAGCCCAAGAAGATGTGGGCATCTGGAAATTCCAGGCAGAACCGGACGGTGGCACAACAGGCAAGCTGATCGATCGCGTCCGTTTTGAGGGTGGTTCTCACCTTACCGATGACGCAGAAGGGTTGACCATCTACTACGGCAAAAACGGCACAGGTTATCTGCTAGCATCCAGCCAAGGCGATAGCACCTTTGTTGCCTACACCCGTGAAGGCAATAACGAATATGTGGGTAACTTTGCTATTGGTAACAATGGGTCAATTGACAGTGTACAAGAGTCAGACGGTGCAGATGTAATTAACGTGCCATTGGGGCCTAACTTCCCATTTGGTTTATTTGTTACTCAAGATGGCTCCAATGAACCTGCTAAGACAATCGATGGTGAAAACGTCAACTCTAACTTTAAGTTGGTGCCTTGGGAGAATATAGCCAATGCCTTCCCCAATTCTCTAAATATTGACACCACAAGTTACGATCCACGCAATCCTGTTGCCCAACCCAATAACCTGACAGGTGTACAGCCTACTTTCCCGAATGGTTTTGGTTCTAGTGACAGCGATACTGTCAATCTTCAGCCAGGACAATTCTTTAGTGCAGGTGACGGAGCAGACTTTGTAGAAGGCGCTCAAGGTAACACAATCCTGGCTGGAAACGGTGATGACACAGTACTTGCAGGTAATAATTCCTCAGTATCCGGGAATGACGGTAATGATCAGATATTTATTGGTCAAAATGGCCCGGCTCAAAATACCAGTGCTGATGGTGGCAATGGTAATGATGTTATTACCGTGGTGGAAGCTAGTGCTAGTAATAATTTGTTTGGGGCAGCAGGTGATGATACTCTCACAGTAATTGAAGGTTCTCGTCAATCATTATTCGGTGGCTCAGGTAACGACACCCTTAGTAGTGGCGGTAGCAATAACCGTCTCTACGGTGGTTCTGGTGATGACAAACTCTTCTCCAATCTCAATGATTTCCTGTTTGGTGGCGATGGTGATGATGTGCTATTTGCTGGTCAAGGAGGTAGCGATCGCCTCAGTGGTGGTGCTGGTGCTGATCAATTCTGGATTGCTAACGCCAGTCTGCCAACTAGCAAGAACATTATTACTGACTTTACAATTGGGATTGACAAAATCGGGCTTGGCGGTGTTGGCGTCACTCAGTTTAGTGCTTTAACCTTATTGCAACAGGGTAGTACGACTCTGGTGAAAACCGGAAATACAGAGTTGGTTTCATTACTGGGAATTACCTCAACTAGCTTGACTGCAAATGACTTCGTTTTCTCTGCTAGTGTCGTGCCTTAG